The Clostridia bacterium DNA window TAGCCGGTACAGGAAGTACGATACAAGAATAGTTTTGGTAGACAGGCGTGCTGTCTCCGTCCTCTCCCCATCTGTCTGCTGTGCATCCTGCTTTTTTCAGCATTGCTTCAGTTGCCTGCATCCGTCTGTCCCCACCCGCAATCAAAAAATCCTTTACCATTTTCCGGCCTCCCTCTCTATAAACTATGCTCCGGCATTAAAATGGGTGAAAAAAAGAACCGCCAAGCGGTTCTTTATAATTTTTAGTTTTTAGGAACGATTTTGTCTTTTCCGCCCATGTACATACGAAGGGCTTCAGGAATCAGAACAGAACCGTCTGCCTGCAGATTGTTTTCCAAGAAAGCAATGAGCATTCTCGGCGGTGCAACTACGGTGTTATTGAGTGTATGCGCAAAATATTTATTACCACCTTCACCTGCGACCTTGATACCCAATCTTCTCGCCTGCGCATCACCTAAGTTAGAGCAGGAACCAACTTCAAAGTATTTCTGCTGACGTGGAGACCATGCTTCAACGTCGATAGATTTAACTTTAAGGTCTGCCAGGTCACCGGAACAGCATTCCAAAGTACGAACCGGAATATCTAAAGTGCGGAAGAAATCAACTGTATTGTTCCAGAGCACATCAAAATATTTCGGGCTTTCTTCCGGCTTACAAACCACAATCATTTCCTGCTTTTCGAACTGATGGATTCTGTATACGCCACGTTCTTCGATACCGTGTGCGCCCTTTTCCTTACGGAAGCAGGGAGAATAAGAGGTTAAGCATTTGGGAAGTTCCGCTTCAGGTGTGAAAGTATTGATAAATTTACCAATCATGGAATGTTCACTGGTACCGATTAAATAGAGATCCTCTCCCTCAATCTTATACATCATCGCATCCATTTCTTCAAAGCTCATAACGCCTTCTACCACACTTCTGCGAATCATATAAGGCGGAATGCAATAGGTAAAGCCTCTATCAATCATAAAATCTCTTGCATAAGAAAGAATTGCAGAATGTAATCTTGCAATATCACCCATCAGATAATAAAAACCGTTACCTGCAACAGAACCTGCGGCGTCTAAGTCAATACCGTCAAAGGTTTTCATGATATCGGTGTGATACGGCACTTCAAAATCGGGTGTAACCGGTTCGCCAAAACGTTCCACTTCAACATTTTTGCTATCGTCCTCGCCAATCGGAACGGAGGGGTCGATGATGTTCGGAATCATCATCATGATTTCTTTTACTTTTGCAGAAAGCTCACCTTCTAATTTTTCACATTCAGCAAGTCTTGCAGAATATTCGGACACCTTTGCCTTTTCAGCTTCAGCTTCTTCTTTTTTGCCCTGCGCCATGAAGTTACCGATATTCTTGGAAACCTTGTTGCGCATTGCACGCAAATTATCTGCTTCTGCTTTGTTTGCACGGTTCTGTTCATCCAAAGCGATTACTTCATCTACCAAAGGAAGCTTTTTATCCTGGAATTTTTTGCGGATATTTTCCTTTACCACTTCCGGGTTTTCTCTTAAGAATTTAATGTCTATCATTTCAACACCTCATTTATTCATTTCATAAAAGATATTTTAACATATTTATGAAAAAAATTCAAGTATTTCTTTAAATTTTAGCCAAAAACACGTTTTATTGCTTCCAGATAACCGTAGCCGTTCAAATCGTCAGGCTCTAAATAACTGCTCTCTGTCCACTCGTTCCAGCTGTTTACCGTAACCATCGGCACGTCATTTTGCTCCGCATATGCCTTTGCAAGCTTTAATGCCTGCTCAAAATTTTCAGGATTGCTTTCAGGCAGAACAGGTCCGTGGAAATTGATATATCGCGGATTGTTGTCCCACCCGATGGATACATGCGGAAAATACGGAATATGAAAATCTGATTTAATTTTGTCATACTCTTTTTCAAGGTCGGGCAAAAGTGTAGGATAGGGTTTTGTGACATTTAAAAAATGCACAAACTGATAATGTGTAAGGGACAAAAAGCCCATTTCCTCTGCCAATGCAGGAGTTACCTCTTTTACATAGCTGTCAACACCCGAAAGATTTAAGCTGTTCGTTCCCCACTTGACAAACTGAAAATGCACACCCTTAAAGCCACGCTTTTTTGCTTCTTCATTTAACCAAGCCATATTTTCCTTTGCTTTTTCCAATCCCCCAAGACCAGATATGAAATTTTGCATGTCATAGATGCTGATTAAAGGCCTTTCGTTTATGCAATAGTAGTTGGGCAACGCAAAATATTTTTCAAGCCAACGCTCACCGATTTTTTTAAATTGTGTTTCCGTTACTGCGCCCTGCCAGATAACCGTACCCGTACCCGAGTTACGAATATCCCAAGTATCATTGGCGTCATGGTTTGCCCACATCAGATAAAACTTCATTTTCTGATTGTTTTTGGCTTTTAAAAAGCCGTCATTCAAACAGTTTTCCAGAAACGGGCGGTCATCATACCAGTACCAGTCATAAATAAACACATTTACGTTATGGTCAAGTGCTGCTTCAATCTGCATTTCCATTACATAAGGGTCTGCTTCATTCACATATCCCCAGAGCGGTTTTCTGTCCCAGAAATAATCGCCCTTTGGCTTACTGTTTTTCACAGACTGCCATTCACCGATTCCCTCCTGCCAGAAAATGCGACTGCGGGGCTCATCCCCCGTGTATGCAGGCCAAATATATGCCGCAACATCTATGTTTTGCATATATTATTTCTCCCCTTCGTAAATTTTTATAATTCCTTTTGCGGTACAGGAAGAAACATCATTTTCGGAAAGTACCACAAGTTTTTTATCACAGCGCCTGTTTAAAATCAGAGCCATCGCTTCTTTAATTTGTGCTTTACCGCCAAGCACAATCGTTTCTGTATCCGCTTTATTAATTTCAACGAGTTCATCATGCAAAACAACACCAATAAAAAAGCTATACGTCTGCTTTGCAGTGCACCCATAAATATTTTTTAGGATTCTTGTTTTAAACAACGCTTTATTGACCCCTGCATTTTCACAGCAGTCATACCCTTTAAGCAGATATTCTGCATCTGTTTCAGAGATGGTTAAGTCCACCGCATCCTTTAAAATGGTGTTTTGCGAGAGGGATGCAATCATTTCGCCTGTCAGCATGGTGGAAAAATCAACGATTCTTCCCTGTGCATCGGTTTGGATGACTTTGGAATGGGATCCGGGCAGGATATAAATGCATTTGCCGTAATCAGGATTTATGATGCCCATCAGCTCTACCTCTTCCCCACGCATCATATCTGTGTCTCTGAAATCCGTGGCATCGGTTTTTACACCGCGGACAAACACAAACGGAACAGACGAAATTTCGGAGATAACCGTTTCGAACATACTGTCATGCAATTCTGTAAGTCCCGCAGGCGTTTGGATATGGTCAAGCTTACAAAGTCCGAATTCAGACGTAATCATGCCGGATGCCAGAATGCGCGTAATATCAGCTTCTGAAAGTGCGTGCTTTGTAAGCAAAGATTCTATCGCACCTTTCAGTTCTTTTTCCAAAAGACCCGGTTGTTCCATATTTGCACGGGCGCCCACACCGAGCTTTATTGTATCTTTCAATTGCATATCCTGCACAAGGCTGATTCTTGTCGTGGTTGTGCCGCCGTCTACCGTGATGTAATTTCTCATACCCCGACCGCCTTTACAAATTTTTCTGCCAGAGCGGTAATGCCTTCAAAATCATCACCATCAATGCATTGCTTATTCACAATTGAAGCACCAATACCAAAGCCCGAAGCACCTGCTTTCAAATAGGTTTTAATGTTTCCTTCGTCCACACCGCCCACTGCAAGCATTTTGATGTGTGAAAGCGGTGCTTTGACAGCCTTTAAATAGGAAGGTCCCAAATCAGATACCGGAAACAGCTTCACAAAGTCTGCGCCCGCTATATGTGCCGACTGAATTTCGGTAGGCGTCAATGCACCGGGCATAGAAACCAGTCCCAATTCTCTTGTTTTCCGAATAACCGACGCATTGGCATCCGGAGAAATAATGAACAATCCGCCGGCATTTTTTGTCAATTCCACCTGTTTTTCACTAAGGACGGTGCCTGCACCGATAAACATTCTTCCTTCAAAATGTGATGCCAGCATTTTAATATTTTCGGCAGTTTCTTCGTCTGGAACAATGCCTCTGGCATCGTATGTAACTTCAAGCAGGCGAATGCCGCCTTTATACATTGCTTCTGCAAGGGGTATCAGCTTTTCTTTTTGTACACCCCGGACAATAACAACCAATTTTTCACGCTCAACAGCCTCAATTACTTTATTACGCATACTTTCACCTTTCCTTTGCTGTTTTGTTTAAGTATAACATTTTAATTGCATACTGTCAAGAAATTCAGCTTTTCATAAGACTTAAAAAAGAAAAAAGCGACCGCCATATACGGTCGCCCAAAAAGGGAGTGTTTGAAATGAAAAACTTCATTGTAAAAGTGATTCCGGCAAGCACCCGCAGGGGGCAGTTCTGATTCAGAACTAAAGATTTGAGGAGTAATGCGAACACTTGCCGTAATTCCTTCTACACTCTTTATTATACATATCAATATGTAAATACCTTGTCGAAAATGTGAAATTTCTTTGAAATTATTCTTTTTCTTTTTTCGACAGCATTAAAATAGCAATCAAAATCATACCAATACCAAGGTAATTCAACGGCTCATCATATAGAAAAAAGCCGAAAAACGCCGCGGTAACAGGCTCAATACAAGCAAGCACCGCCGCTTTAGAGGCATTCACATATTTTAAGCCAATTGTGTAAAACGCAAAAGGTGCAACCGCCGTTATAAATCCAAACAAAAACACAACACCCGAAAGCTCCAGCAACTTTTCGGAGGCAGAAATGACTTCGATTATGCCAGGCAGATCTCCGATGCAAAAGGATACTACCGATGCAAATAAAAACGTATAACATGTAACCGTAAGCCCGCTGTTTTTCTGCAATGCAAAAGTACCGAAAATACTATAGGAGGCATAAAAAACGCCACTCAGTATACCAAGTAAAATGCCAATGAACGAGGTTTTAGTGTCCCCGCTCAACCCCGCAATGCAGGCACATCCCAAAAAAGCAATAACAGCTGCAACGGCTTTTTTTACAGTCAGTTTTTCTTTCAAAAACAGTACCGAAAAAATCATAACCCAGACGGGCGACATATACAGCAATACCGCCGCAACCGAAACTGATGTCATATCAATAGCGGATAAATACAAAGCGGACATACCGCCTACCGAAACTGCACCGCAAAGGATTAGCATGGGTAATTCTTTAAAAGATATTTTCAAGCTTTTTGGACTGAAGATTCCTGTAAAAACCCATAAAACAAGTGCAGCAGACCCAATTCTGAGTGCAGTACACTGTAGGGCTGAAAAACCAAAGGATTGTACCAACTTTAAAAACACGCCCATACTGCCCCAAAGCAAGCCCGAGAGCACAATCAGAAGCACGCCAAATTTTTTCACTTTTTCAAGCCTTCTTTCTTGCAAATGTCATTTAAAACACAAGTGTCACAATTTGCTTTTCGCGCTGTACAGCACGCTCTGCCGTGGTGTACAAGTCTGTGGCAGAAATTCATTTGTTCCTGCTCGGGCAGAATCTTCTTTAAATCCTGTTCAATTTTAACCGGGTCGCTGTTTTTAGTCAGTCCCATGCGGTTTGCAAGACGTGTACAATGAGTATCTACAACCACAGCCGGCTTACCGAATGCTTCGCCAAGCACTAAATTTGCGGTTTTTCTTCCAACGCCTGCCAAAGTCAGAAGTGCTTCCATGGTATCGGGCACTTCACCGTGAAAATCCCGAATCAGCGTTTCACAGCAAGCCTTTAAATTTTTCGCTTTATTTTTATAAAGTCCTAAAGATTTAATCATTTCTTCAATCTCCGGAACAGTTGCGTTTGCAAAATCGTAAACAGTTTTGTATTTTTTATAAAGCTCTTTGGTTACAATGTTAACCCGCTCGTCAGTACACTGTGCCGAAAGCTGAGTGGATATTAAAAGCTGCAGAGGATTTTCCGTTGTTAAGGTGCATTCTGCATCCGGGTACTCCGCTTTAAGCCGCGCAATCAACTCTGCAACATATTCTTTTTTTGTCATGGAAATCTCTCCTTTCCAAAAACAAAGTATACCACATTTCCGGTCAAAAGTAAAGACTAAAAGAAGCACTTTTATAAGTGCTTCTTTTAGTCTTCTGTTCATTCATTGTATGGTATGCTTACGCAGTACCTTTAAGCTCAATGCGCAAATTGTCCGCAATCATAGCAATGAACTCAGAATTGGTGGGTTTTCCCTTGCCCGAGGCGATGGTATACCCGAAATAATGATTTAAAGTATCCGGTTCGCCCCGGTCCCAGGCAACCTCAATGGCGTGCCGGATAGCGCGTTCCACTCTGGAGGGTGTGGTGTTATGATTTTTCGCTACGGTAGGATACAGCATTTTTGTAATGGAATTTATAATTTCAATATCGTTGACGGTCATGATAATGGAGTCGCGTAAATAGCGGTAACCCTTAATGTGCGCCGGAACTCCCACATCGTGAATAATTTTGGTTACCATCGCCTCCAAATCAGGTTTCATAGACTGTAACACCTTTCTGCTTTCCCGCTTTACCGCACTTCTGGTTTTATCCAGAATCACCTGCGGACTTACGGGCTTAACTGCATAATATGCCGCACCACTCTCGAAAATACGTGCCACAAGAATATCCGAAACAGGTGCTGACAGCACCACAAATTCGGGACGTTTCATGTAGCTGTTTTCCATAACCCCAATTGCATCGCATTTGGGTAAAAACAAATCCAGAACAGCCGCATCCGCTTTAAAGTTGTTGATGGCTTCGACAGCTGCCTCACCGTCCGAAACCACCGCCATGACCTTTACATCAGCCGCTTTATCCATAAATTCCTTTAACCGCATGCCATATTCCGCATCCGAAAACGCCAGCACAATCTTTAGTTTTTCCATTTTTCTTTTCTCTCCTTTCTTTTGATTCGACTTTACCATATTTTTCCATTTATGTCAATAATTTCCAAAATATTTGAAGTTTAGATTCCGTTTACGACAGCAAACACCCCTATTCATGCGGTTTTTCCGTCGGGAAATAATTTATTGCAAAAACGGTATTCCTGTGATATAATCATTTTTGTAATCAGCATTATTTAACTGTAAGGAGAAAAAGCATGGAAAAAAGAACTTTTATTTTAGACACCGACTGGTGGACAGACTGTGACGACATTGTGGCGGTCCGCTTGCTTTGTAATCTGCACAAAGCAGAGAAAATTAACTTTAAAGGTATTTGCATCAACACACGCATGGAGCACTCTGTATCTTCCCTTTCTGCGTTTTTGGTAAATGAAGACTTAGATTTACCCATCGGTATATCAAAAGCGCCCATTACACCCGATATGGATGAACCGCTTAAATACCAATACTTCATGAAAGATTTTCCGCATAAGCTCCAAAACGATGATTGTTTGGACGGCGTTTCTTTTTACAGAAAAATGCTGGCTGAATCTGAAACACAAATAGAAATTATCGAAATCGGTTTTCAAAACATTTTAGCCGATTTGCTGGATAGTCAGCCTGACCAATACTCCCCCTTAACCGGCATGGAACTGGTTAAGCAAAAGGTAAAAAAGCTCTGGGCGATGGCAGGCAAATGGGACGAAAACCCCGGCAGGGAATACAATTTCTACTGCTGTGCCGAGTCCAAAAAAGCAGGTGCTTATATGTGTGACAACTGGCCTACTCCCATTGCATTTTTGGGCTTTGAGGTTGGTTGGGAAGTTATCTCCGGTTCAAAACTTGAACCTTCGGATTTCTTAAAAAAATGTATGGTGGTACACGGTTCTCCCAATGGCAGACATTCCTGGGATCCCATGACCGCCCTCTATGCTTACATCGGAGATGCGGAAAAAGCCGGCTACAAAGAAGTGTTTGGCAAAGCAACCGTAAATCCCACAGATGGCTCCAACACATTTGTCGAAGACCAAAACGGTCCCCACAGCTATGTCATTCCACTCTTTGACAAAGCCTACTATGCAAATCAGATTGATGATTTACTGTAAAAAATAAGTTCCCGGTCGGGAACTTATTTTTTTATGCTTGAATGTGCTTGTAAACATCTTCAATAAAGTCAAGATAGCTTTGTGCGTTTTGGGGCATACGGTCAAAACGGATTGTGCCGAAGTGCTTTTCTGCGAGTTGTTTGGTTTCAGCTTTACCAATCTTTTTTTCTAAAAGAGACAAAAGACGAATATCGTTAAGTGCCTCTGCAAAAAGCTTTTGGCGTATCGACTGATACGCTGTTCCATCCATTGCAGGGTATACAAAATAAGAAGTGCCTGCCAGTGCGAAACCTCCCGAAGGATTTAAGGCAGGGTTAAACAGATACTGACTCTGAATTCCGTAATAATTGTTATATCCCCAATGTAAAAATCCTTTGATAGCAAAATAATACAGATGCATGCCCATTACGCGGTTTCTTTCTCTTTGAAGCGGAATGATGCGGTTTGCTTTTCCGCCGTTAACATCTCCGCCGATATAATATGCCCATAAATTTTTGCATTTACCGATAAAATCATGCACATGGCTCGTACCGGCAATCGGCATATCGCAAAGCCCCTGTTCGTAAAACGCCACACAACTCATGGCGTCGCTCACCAAGTAGCCTTTAAGCATATCTATAACACTTTGCCGTGCCGCTTTGTAGCTTTCAATATTTCCGTAATTCGGCTCATCCGAAATGTGAAACATCACTCTGTTGGTTAACTTTTCTCGTTCAAAGAAAGCTTTGACTGCTGTTAAATACTGTTTCAAAAACGCATGATACTTCTTCCCTGTTGCTTTGGTGTGCCACCCGAACATTTTCTTTTCTTTTCCGTTTTCGGTGACAATAATTTTCGGTGCCGCTGCAGCACCCCACTGGGTAAACAGATGTACATGCTCAAAATAACGAATGCCTGCTTTTTTACAGATATCTATAAACCGTTTCATTAAGCTGAAATCGAATGAATAGTTCGAACCGCTTTTTATAATCTGCACCAGCTGTACGGTCATCCGTTCTCCGCCGGGCGGTGTATCAAGCGGTGGTGTAAATGCAGGCAAAAGAATCATATTCATGCCGTTTCGTGCTGCCTTTTCCACATAGTCTTTCATAATTTCAAAATACCGATCTGAAAAAACGGGTACATTATATGTATCTGCCAAACAATCATGATGAAACCAGTTTGTATACATCAGTTTTTGTACGGGAAGCTTATCAACAAGCACCTCCACCGCAATTTTATCTTCCCCCACCTTCTCGTTTCTTATATCGTACAAAGCGAGCTTAATTTCATATTCCCCTGCCTTTAATGGCTTTTGAAATTCGTTTACACAAAACCATAACGCCTGCCAGCTGTCGTCATAGGCACGAAGAGAAACAGATTCTCCTTTTTCCGTATACATTTCCTGCTTTCCTGCATCCAAAAAACAAACCAAAACCGGATTTGTTTTTTTGGGAAGCAGAATATCGGGATACAACCCTGTTGGCATATCGGTATCCACCAAAGAGGTATTTAAAACAGGTACACAGTTTTGATAATACAGCGTAACAGGCAGTACCGAATCAACACGAATAAAGAAATCGGTGCTGTGACAACTGTTGTCAGTTATTTTGAAAGCCAACTGGAAATTAATGGCTTGGTTTTTACACATATAAAAGCGCCTCATTTGCTTGTCTGTCGGTTCCTTGTCCGGGAAAATCGCAGTCAGACTACTGAATATGCCGGTTTCAATCATAGTATTGTTTCTCCTTTCAACAGCACCTGCTGCACCATAAAATTCTTGTCCAGAAGAACCATATCGGCATCATAACCTTTTTTTATCTCGCCTTTATTATGAATGCCTAAAATTTTGGCAGGTGTTTTAGTCAGCATTTTAACAGCCACAGGTAAACTGATGCCGTAATAATTCACTGCACGTTCCAAAAGCATATCTGCAGTTACAATGCTTCCTGCAAAGGATGACCGGTCCGGAAGCTTTGCAACGCCATCTTCAATAATGATGCGGTTTTCGGGCATCTTTTCTCCCAAAAAGCTTTCGGTTACGTCGGTCCCTGCCGGACAAAGTGCATCGGTGACAAAAGCAACCTTATCAACGCCTTTTATTTTAAGTGCCAGCGCTATAGCTTCTTTTGCAACATGCTTGCCGTCTGCAATCAGCTCAACAGAAACTCTGTCATCTAAGTATGCCGCCTCGATAACACCGGCTTTAACCTCCTGCCCGATTTTTCGGATGCTCGGCGTTGCACTATACAGATGCGTGATATGCGAAAATCCCATATTGAATGCCGATAAAGCTGTTTCACAAGTTGCATCACTATGTCCGACCGAAAGCCAAACGCCATTTTCAATCATTCTTTTACAAAAATAGTCCATGCCTGCAAGTTCCGGTGCGGCGGTTATGCGTTTGATAATCCCTCTGCCCTGTTCTATAAGCATATCTGTTTCCCATTGCTCCGGCGCATGCAACAGATGTGCCTTATGCGCCCCCCTCTGATTGACCGAGATAAACGGACCTTCTAAGTGAACACCGTAAAAATTAGGACATTGGGATGCGTATTTTTTATAAGTCTGCAAAAGCTTCAAGACATCGGTAAAGGGCGCAGAGACCGTGGTGGGCAACATAGTTGTTGTCCCTTTTTGCAGATGTGTCCGCGAAATGGTTTCAAAAGCCGTTTCCGTGCAATCCATAAAATCATATCCACCGCCACCATGCAGATGTATATCAATAAATCCCGGTAAAACATATAGACCCGAGGCATCTATTACACTGCAATTTTCGGGAACCTCACCCTTAAAATCTGTATTTTCTATAATACCGTCCTTTAAAAGGATATCTTTCTTTTCAATTTTATCTCCGATAACAAGTCCGTTTTTTATAAGTATATATTTCATATTATTTGTTGTACACCCGAATTTCAGGAACAGGAGAAGCAAGTGCGACTTCCGTTGCATAAAGCATCGCATCCGGATGATTCTGAAACAGCGAACAAGGCACCTTTGCAGTAACTTCACCATGCAAAACCTTGCGAAGTGCTCCGGCATTCCAATCGCGGGGCATACACATACGCACTTTTTTTGCCATAAACATTTCTTTCATACCCACAGTAATGCAGTATCTCGGGATTGCATTCAAATCACCCCCACAATTCATAAAAGAATTGATGGTACGCGTTTCCCGTGAAACCTCTAAAACTCTTGTGGGACGGCTTAAAAACTCCTCGTTGCTAAACGGTTCATCCCCGTATGGCGGTTCGTTAAAGGCATAATGACCGTTGATACCGATACCGCCGAACACCATATCCAGCTTTCCGTATTTTTCGATTATCTCCAAGACCTTGTCGGGATTGTGCGGATCGGGAAAATATCGGTTTTCGTGAAGAACATTTAATTCTTCATCAATCTTCGAGTAAAATATACGATTCATACCTCCTCGGAAGGACAACGGGTCATTTTCATCTATGTATTCCTTATCATCGGTTAAATACTCGTCCATATTGATAAAAACACAGCTTCTTAGGCTTACTCTGTACTTGTTTACAAGATATACAAGTCGGCTGTATGGACCGATAGGTCCGTAAGGCACGACCATAACAGTCATCTCCCCTTTTTTATTGTTTTCGTCAATGGTTTCAAGCACTTCAATGGCAACCTTCCAGTACATATCCACCTCGGTATCGCAAACGTTTAACCGGATGTTGCTTCCTTTTCCCAAATCTTCCCTATTAATTCTGTTAATATCCATAAGTTTTACGCCTCCTTTTTTTAATTATAAAATAGTGCTTTAAAAAAGTATATATCATCTGTTGCTGAAAATTAGCACTTTTCTGCTATTGACATCCTCGCGCCTCTCATGTAAAATGTGTATGAGGTGGTTCAAATGCAAGCATTCAGTTCTGAAAGGGTTTCGGACAAATACCTGCTTTTAAACAGCTGCGGAATGCAGGACATATACGGATATGATGCAGGAAGTTTACGCGTAAACGGCAGAAGAGATTATCATCTTTTGTATATTGCCGAAGGTATGTGTTTTGTTCGTATCAACGGTGAAACACATAAGGCCCCAAAAGGCTCTGTGATTATATATCCGCCGGGGCAACGTCAGGAATATTTTTTTAAAAAAGAACATCCGTCCAAATCCTATTATATGCATTTTACAGGAAGCGCCTGCTCTGAAATTCTTACAGATTTAGGGTTGACAAACCCTATTTATTACACCGCAGGAAGTCTCGGTATCGTCAATCTTTACGACACGCTCATTGCAGAATTTTATGTAAAGGACGACTATTCAGAATACGCATGTCACAGCATTCTTTTACAATTGCTTACCACGATCGCAAGAGTCGTCAAAGAAAATGTGCCTGAAAAAACAGCTGCAAGAACACAGATTCAGGAAATTTGTAAGCACATTTACGCTTCTGCACGGCAAAACAAATCCATTGCGGATTACGCGAAAATATGTAATTTAAGCGAAAGCCGTTTTTCACATCTGTTCCACGAAATCACAGGCACAAGCCCTAAGCAGTATATCTTAAATGCTAAAATTGAAATTGCCAAGGAGCTTCTGAAAAATACCGAGCTTTCTGTCGCGCAAGTCGGCGAACAAATCGGTTTTTCGGATCAGAATTATTTCAGTCGTATTTTCAAGAAAAATGTTTTTCTGTCCCCTTCCGCCTATCGGCTTGTACAAAAAAAA harbors:
- the serS gene encoding serine--tRNA ligase; this encodes MIDIKFLRENPEVVKENIRKKFQDKKLPLVDEVIALDEQNRANKAEADNLRAMRNKVSKNIGNFMAQGKKEEAEAEKAKVSEYSARLAECEKLEGELSAKVKEIMMMIPNIIDPSVPIGEDDSKNVEVERFGEPVTPDFEVPYHTDIMKTFDGIDLDAAGSVAGNGFYYLMGDIARLHSAILSYARDFMIDRGFTYCIPPYMIRRSVVEGVMSFEEMDAMMYKIEGEDLYLIGTSEHSMIGKFINTFTPEAELPKCLTSYSPCFRKEKGAHGIEERGVYRIHQFEKQEMIVVCKPEESPKYFDVLWNNTVDFFRTLDIPVRTLECCSGDLADLKVKSIDVEAWSPRQQKYFEVGSCSNLGDAQARRLGIKVAGEGGNKYFAHTLNNTVVAPPRMLIAFLENNLQADGSVLIPEALRMYMGGKDKIVPKN
- a CDS encoding glycoside hydrolase family 99-like domain-containing protein, which translates into the protein MQNIDVAAYIWPAYTGDEPRSRIFWQEGIGEWQSVKNSKPKGDYFWDRKPLWGYVNEADPYVMEMQIEAALDHNVNVFIYDWYWYDDRPFLENCLNDGFLKAKNNQKMKFYLMWANHDANDTWDIRNSGTGTVIWQGAVTETQFKKIGERWLEKYFALPNYYCINERPLISIYDMQNFISGLGGLEKAKENMAWLNEEAKKRGFKGVHFQFVKWGTNSLNLSGVDSYVKEVTPALAEEMGFLSLTHYQFVHFLNVTKPYPTLLPDLEKEYDKIKSDFHIPYFPHVSIGWDNNPRYINFHGPVLPESNPENFEQALKLAKAYAEQNDVPMVTVNSWNEWTESSYLEPDDLNGYGYLEAIKRVFG
- a CDS encoding 2-dehydro-3-deoxygalactonokinase is translated as MRNYITVDGGTTTTRISLVQDMQLKDTIKLGVGARANMEQPGLLEKELKGAIESLLTKHALSEADITRILASGMITSEFGLCKLDHIQTPAGLTELHDSMFETVISEISSVPFVFVRGVKTDATDFRDTDMMRGEEVELMGIINPDYGKCIYILPGSHSKVIQTDAQGRIVDFSTMLTGEMIASLSQNTILKDAVDLTISETDAEYLLKGYDCCENAGVNKALFKTRILKNIYGCTAKQTYSFFIGVVLHDELVEINKADTETIVLGGKAQIKEAMALILNRRCDKKLVVLSENDVSSCTAKGIIKIYEGEK
- a CDS encoding bifunctional 4-hydroxy-2-oxoglutarate aldolase/2-dehydro-3-deoxy-phosphogluconate aldolase, encoding MRNKVIEAVEREKLVVIVRGVQKEKLIPLAEAMYKGGIRLLEVTYDARGIVPDEETAENIKMLASHFEGRMFIGAGTVLSEKQVELTKNAGGLFIISPDANASVIRKTRELGLVSMPGALTPTEIQSAHIAGADFVKLFPVSDLGPSYLKAVKAPLSHIKMLAVGGVDEGNIKTYLKAGASGFGIGASIVNKQCIDGDDFEGITALAEKFVKAVGV
- a CDS encoding EamA family transporter — its product is MKKFGVLLIVLSGLLWGSMGVFLKLVQSFGFSALQCTALRIGSAALVLWVFTGIFSPKSLKISFKELPMLILCGAVSVGGMSALYLSAIDMTSVSVAAVLLYMSPVWVMIFSVLFLKEKLTVKKAVAAVIAFLGCACIAGLSGDTKTSFIGILLGILSGVFYASYSIFGTFALQKNSGLTVTCYTFLFASVVSFCIGDLPGIIEVISASEKLLELSGVVFLFGFITAVAPFAFYTIGLKYVNASKAAVLACIEPVTAAFFGFFLYDEPLNYLGIGMILIAILMLSKKEKE
- the nth gene encoding endonuclease III; the protein is MTKKEYVAELIARLKAEYPDAECTLTTENPLQLLISTQLSAQCTDERVNIVTKELYKKYKTVYDFANATVPEIEEMIKSLGLYKNKAKNLKACCETLIRDFHGEVPDTMEALLTLAGVGRKTANLVLGEAFGKPAVVVDTHCTRLANRMGLTKNSDPVKIEQDLKKILPEQEQMNFCHRLVHHGRACCTARKANCDTCVLNDICKKEGLKK
- the spo0A gene encoding sporulation transcription factor Spo0A; this translates as MEKLKIVLAFSDAEYGMRLKEFMDKAADVKVMAVVSDGEAAVEAINNFKADAAVLDLFLPKCDAIGVMENSYMKRPEFVVLSAPVSDILVARIFESGAAYYAVKPVSPQVILDKTRSAVKRESRKVLQSMKPDLEAMVTKIIHDVGVPAHIKGYRYLRDSIIMTVNDIEIINSITKMLYPTVAKNHNTTPSRVERAIRHAIEVAWDRGEPDTLNHYFGYTIASGKGKPTNSEFIAMIADNLRIELKGTA
- a CDS encoding DUF4091 domain-containing protein, with the translated sequence MIETGIFSSLTAIFPDKEPTDKQMRRFYMCKNQAINFQLAFKITDNSCHSTDFFIRVDSVLPVTLYYQNCVPVLNTSLVDTDMPTGLYPDILLPKKTNPVLVCFLDAGKQEMYTEKGESVSLRAYDDSWQALWFCVNEFQKPLKAGEYEIKLALYDIRNEKVGEDKIAVEVLVDKLPVQKLMYTNWFHHDCLADTYNVPVFSDRYFEIMKDYVEKAARNGMNMILLPAFTPPLDTPPGGERMTVQLVQIIKSGSNYSFDFSLMKRFIDICKKAGIRYFEHVHLFTQWGAAAAPKIIVTENGKEKKMFGWHTKATGKKYHAFLKQYLTAVKAFFEREKLTNRVMFHISDEPNYGNIESYKAARQSVIDMLKGYLVSDAMSCVAFYEQGLCDMPIAGTSHVHDFIGKCKNLWAYYIGGDVNGGKANRIIPLQRERNRVMGMHLYYFAIKGFLHWGYNNYYGIQSQYLFNPALNPSGGFALAGTSYFVYPAMDGTAYQSIRQKLFAEALNDIRLLSLLEKKIGKAETKQLAEKHFGTIRFDRMPQNAQSYLDFIEDVYKHIQA